The Penaeus monodon isolate SGIC_2016 chromosome 1, NSTDA_Pmon_1, whole genome shotgun sequence DNA window TTTTTCAGTAGGAAAAGATTATAGATAAGTGTTACAACATTGATATTTAAAAAACCTTGAATTTGTATCTCTACAAGTGTAAAGTGATTCTGGATATATAAAAACAGGCTGATGAATTTTGTGTAGAATAAACATAGTAACAGATATGAGGCAGTTAAAGCAGTTGATTTATTATTGCAGAAATActttaaatgtgtatacatatatatatatatatatatatatatataatatatatatatatatatatatataatatatatattatatatatatttatatatatatttatatatatatatttatatatatatatttatatatatatatttatatatatatatatatatttatatattttgaacttTATGGTACTTTGTGGTACTGTGGAATGTACATTTAACttccataataattaatattaattaattctaTATGTAATCaagttatgaattatatattttcaactcCAGTAAATGTTTTATAATTTGACAGTTAGGCGTTTACCAGTTTCATTGATTTCCATTTACATGTACAATAATTGAAAAATGGGTTGGTGACTAGATGTTTCTTAGCGCATACAGCTGTGGTATGCCAGTGGCTAACTGTTGACATTTAGGCTGAGATTGTGGGAATAAAAACAATTGTGAAGTcacttagatacacacacacccagttACACACCATATTAGATGTGTAGTGTTTTAagatattaaaattgttatttcagTTTAACCAAGGAATGTGAGAACACTTCTGTTACTGAGGAGACAAGCTTTGCATCTTGCCTAACTGAGGAGACAAGCACCCTCTCAGAATGCTGTGTCCTGCCTTCTCAAAATGTGACCCCGGCCAGTGAAGCCTCGCGTGCTCCAGCCAGGGAACACCAGGCAGATCTATTGTCAAATTCCGGTAAGCAAGTTTCAGGCTTCGTTtgatatttcatttgttttaccTAAGTTGGTTTATCTCTGgttgttatgtattattgtttgtaaaggttgttgataattttttgtttgtcagATCATTATAGTGTGAAGATAAGAGGGCAGTTTGGTCTTATATTACATGGATTATTATGTTTCTGTGGACAGTATATAAACACATgagttgggtaaaaaaaaaaaaactagggtgTCGGAAATCACACAATGAAAACTGGTATTTGGATTTTTACTGTTGAATTTTATGACGACTGtcttagggattttttttcttttcttgtcctgGCCTCCAAGAAAACAGGTTTGATTAAGAATTGTACATTTTGATTTGGTGTATGCAAAGCTTTGCAGAGCCTGTGAGAACTCTAAAGGCAAAGGTGCAGTGTTTTCTATAGAGTATGTGAGAGCGAGAGTTTGGTGCTCTACAAGGAATAGTTAAAGGTGAGAAGAGTTAAAAAGGTTTGAAATGAGCCAGCAGGTTATGTTGTAGATTAGGTTACATTTCGGGGACAGTGTGATATTTCTGATAGCGGTGATGCGATCTGTAGGTATCCTGTCGCTGAGTGAAATGTTAAAAAGAGACATTTACAAGAACAGCACCAAAAATATAGACTAATACTTGGTATAATAAGCTTCATGAAAAGAACTTCGGAATGTTGTGTGTAGAAGTGCTGTCCTCTCTGTAATCAGAGATCAAACCTGGAAGACTGTAGCATGTCCTTTTTTGCAAGTGATGCCTGCTGAAAATGTTGATTATTGAGCAAGAATGCTGATATTGCTACCGAATGCAAGCAAAAAAATTCCATAAATGAGGTAGACTAAGATGTGTGGTGTATTcacatgcgtgcatgtgtgtatgtttgtttatgtttgctttTATGGATactgaaaacatacacacatactgacaTACACATTCAATTTATGACTACAATCATGTGTGATTTGATAGTCTTCTGTAAGATTGAAATCTTAATTAGGCCGTACTCaagttctttgtctttctttgtgtatgtctAAGATTACTAAGCAACTTTattgtataaaagatatgaatgagaatgaatatcttctcaatacaagaattgtatttgaccagtttcgattatatctttgtcagaagatataatcgaaactggtcaaatgcatcttgtattgtgaagatattcattctcattcataccttttacacatttgtcaacatgaatatgaacTTTATGTTAAAGACAAGGATCTGAaaagtatatagaaaatatatagaaaactatgttatgtcagtcagtcagtatatatatatatgtgcgtgtgtgcgtgtatgtatgtatgtatgtatgtatgtatgtatgtacgtatgtatgtacatatgtatgtacatatgtatgtacatatgtatgaatgtatgtgtatgtgtatgtgtatgtgtgtgtatatatatatatatatatatatatatatatatatatataatatatatatatatatttatatatattatatatataatataatatataatatatatatatatatatatatatatatatatatatatatataatatatatatatatatatatatacaatataatatatatatatatataatatatatatatatatatgtgttatatatatattgtgttgtatatatatatgtgtataatatatatatatatagtgtatatatatatatatgttatattatatatatttatatataataattatatatatatatatatattatataatatattatatatatataatatattatatatatatatataaattattatatatattagttatatattatatatattgtatatatatatatatatgtatatatatatatgtattatatatatataattatgtattatatatatatatatattatatatatatatatatattatatatatatatatagtatatatatatatatatatatatatatatatatatatatatatataattatatatgtatattttatatatatatatattatatatatatatgtatatatattatatatgtaattatataatatatatattatataatatatatattatattatattatattatatatatgtatatatatgtatatatatatatatatatatagatatatatatatatatataatatatatatatagtatatatatatatatatatatatatatatatatatatatatatatatatatatatatatatatatatataaacgtgtgtgttgtctatacatatatatatgtatatatatttatgtgtatatttaaagtCATATTCAACCTTTTGTTTTTAACTAAAATACACTGTATGTTGTATTTCccagtctgtttatttatttatttatttattattattattatttttttttttttttttttttttttaaggtttaggaTAGTATGTGTGGATATAATGTTGAATGTCCAGATATATACCAGGTTATTAGCATGGaaatgtctttatattttttgtgtatggtcAGCCATGCAAAAAtgcctttccattttctttagatATGCAGATCAAGTTTTGGTGATTTAAACCTGCTCTCAATAGATTTCATACTACTTTGAGTATCACTGAGCTACTCATGATTAACTTTATTTAGCTGCCCTTTCTTAACTTTCCTGTAAAaaagcacaggcacacacacacacacacacacacacacacacacacacacacacacacacacacacacacacacacacacatacacacacatacacacacatacacacacatacacacacacacacacacacacacacacacacacacacacacacacacacacacacacacacacacacacacacacacacacacacacacatatatatatacatacatacatacatacatacatacatgcatacattcatgcatgcatgcatgcatgcatgcatacatacatacatacatacatacatacatacatacatacatacatacacatacacacatacacatacacagaacacagtaatgtatatattattgcatcAGACACAGAAACCTTTACAGCTTTTATATACAGATTGTAGATGAATGCAGATCCACATAACACATTTGCCTAGAAAGTCAGCTGTAAGCTATTTAACACAGATTGTATTTCttctttatgttattttataattctGCGTAAAACAGTGGCCAGTGATTTAATtccttctgttttatatttttttttgtttttggtttaatttcttttctttaagataTTGGTGCAAGACCTGTTGCTGAAATGGTAGTCTTTTTATGTCAGATGAATGTACTGCAAACTTCAAAGTCGAAACAAGGACAGGTCTCGcagaaatttcttttttgttcatgtgaatcacagtttttttttttctttctttttgcttgcaAGTAATAAagctttataataataaaatttgtccATTTGCAGTGTCTGACTCAGTCGCTCTGAACATTACCCAAAATGGTGTTAAAAAAGGTATTCTTAAAAGGTTtcatgttttgatttttgttttgtttagatgAATGCACTTTACCTCCCCTTAAAAACTGACAACAGAGCATACTGATGGCTAGACTACTCTGTGAAGACCTCATACATGCCCTAACAGTGTAGAAGTATTAAAACTTGCTTGATTCAGTGTTTTGAGTAGAAGTTAGTGTTGAGAaggcctacatatatacatgtatattgtactTCGACAAGTAGTTCTTACCATCTTTGTTACATGAATGAAATTCTTAGTgtgaactagatttattggataTACCAGAGAACAACCTTGATAGCATATTGTTTTAGTAATGGTATTTAAATCAGATAATGATTAAATTGATAGAAAATCATACCGGTACCACTAAAAAAGTGAATTAGATAGTTTTTTGGGGAGGAATAGATTTTTTCATAAATTGTGTCTGATTTACTgacaaatgtaatttttttttttttttttagttcaaatGCAACTTGGTTGTACTTTCATATTTGTAGCAGATATCACCTGATAGGAAATTAAGATATCCCATTAAGGTTTGTGAGTGTGAATAATACTTTATCTTATCACTGGGGTTAAAACATGACATGCATAATTATTGTATCAGTGATCATACTACTCTTGTACTGAATGCATAACATTGTGTCAATTTGTTTGTGAATATTATAACAACTGTCTTGAAGTACTAGAAATTTGGACTTATTTGTGCATGGTCTTTTGACTAACACTGTCTAAACAGAATGTTATTCCTTAACTGTGATAGCAAAGATTTCAAAATTGCAGGGCGTAAGTATTGTGTctcatatattactttttatctaGAGTTGATAATGAAACAAGCACTTGTGGCCTATTGTCCTTTGTTTTGTATCAGTGCCAGTCCACAAGTCTGTCCAGGATGTCATTTTTCAAATGCTGTGTGACATGCAACGTTAAGTCGTACTCTTCCTTCACAGACTCCGAATACGAGAGTGCAGAGGAACTTGACACTCCTGCAGGTTCAGCAGCTGTTGTGGAAGAACCTCCATCTACAAGTTCCAACGTTGCTGCAAATCAAACCCAGAGCTCGGAACAGGAGCTTGGATTACCAGTGCCACTAGGAGGTAATGAGGAAACCAGAAATACTGAGGTAATTCAGAATTCTGTGGCCAAGGAAACAGAATCTCAAGTAATTCAGGAAACAGTAACTGGTCTCTCAGAATCTGATTCAAAAGACATAGCAAACACTGTCAGTGACTCTTTGGTAACCGTAACTAAGAGTGAAATTATTGAAGAATCTATTCAAGTTCTATCAGATGCTGGTAGTAAGATTGATGTCACTGAACCTGTGAAAGGTGAAACACGTATAATCACTACTCAGACAGTTGAAACAAATGGTAATTTAAGTGAAGTACATGCAAAACTCTCTACTACCACTGAAAACTCTCTacacagaaatacagaaaaggaaaatatttgtaatggtgatgataactgcAGTAAGGAAATTACAGATAATCTTCATATTAGTTGTCCAGTAACTGACAACCAAAATAATTCAAACCTTATTAGCGAGCCAGTCAATGAAAAGGGTGTGAAGGTAGAGActaacacagaaaacacacagaaaacagaaagaaattcaAGCCCTCTTCCACCACCAGAAATAGCTGGAGATACAGAGGATATTCCGATTCCTCCGAAGAAAGCATACAACCTTGATTTTCTTGATAATTTAGAAGATCCAAATTTCAACCCCTTTGCTACAAAGACTGTGGTCAGAAACACTCCACCACCGAGCCCAGAACCTAATCGCAAGCCATTGAAACCAGctgtaacaaagaaaaaacaagtgcTAGGAAATGGCAAAGCAGAGATAGCAAAGAAGGAAACACAGGCTAAAGAGGTAGAGAAATCAGAAAAGGAACAAACAGCAACAGAAagcaaaaaagattaaaagaagtTGCTTCAAGTAGAGAGGCCTGAAATAGTAGCATCatcagaagagaaggaagaggaaaaagccaATAAGCAGGGGCAACTCCTAGAAATATCTATTGACGACGCGCCTAAGACCGTATGTAAACCTCCCAGGAATCTAGGCAAGAGACCACAGCCAAAGGCTAGGGTAAAGAAGTCAATTGAAAAGAACAACAatactgttatcaataataatatcactgaGACAGAAGTGAAATCAGAACCAGAAGAAGATTTGCCAATACCACCTTCAAAAGGCTACAACTTAGACTTCTTAGATAATTTAGATGATCCAAATTTCAATCCTTTTGCAACAAAAACTTCAGTATCAAACTCTCCTCCAAAAGAGGGATTTGTGGCACCAGCTGATAAAGAAGGGGACATCAAGCCTAAAGCAAAAGTTGTCACCCCAAAGAAGTCTCCTGCAAAGAAGGGATTCTCAGTGATAAAGAAAGGACCCAAGAAACCGGCAGATGAGGTAGACTCCTCGAAAAAGGAAGCAAGTCAGGCCACTCCGACTCCAACTGCAGAGGCTGAAAGTCAGGAGGACCTCCCTGCAGTACCAAATAAGGGGTATAACCTTGATTTCCTTGATGATCCTAACTTTGACCCCTTCAAGACAAGGTCAGGTTTTGAAAGCAAGTCATCATCAACTGCTCAGAATCTTGACACACCTAGCAACAAACCTGAAGACACTAAAAGTCCTGTGCCAGTGTTAGAAAAAGAAGACCACAGTTCAGAAGGAGCTCAAGTcactgaggaaaaagaaaagagtgcaGACCAACAGCCTAAAAGATTAGATGCAGATGGTAGCGATGGTATCTCAGTAAATGCATCAAGTGAGAATCAGAATAAGGAAATATTAGAGGAAAAGGCAGAGCCAAAAAGTGAAACTAGTATTGAAGATCAGCCAGCAAATGTAGAGCCCAAGTTATCAGAACTTGATTCTCACTCTGTAAAGGAAAATACTTCAGTTCCTGTTACTGAAGAAAAGCCCCAGAATTTAGAAAAAGTAAAACCTCAATCTTCTGAAGAAAAGACTTTAGATGTAAAATCTCAAGTTTTGGAAGAAAAGACTGAGGttgcaaaggaaaaggagaaccTCCAGGTTGCAACAGAAGTAGTCCAGGTTGTGGAAAACAAAGCCAAAGTTGCAGAAGTTAAGCCTCAGGTTGCAGTTGTAAAGCCCCAGGTTGTTGAAGTTAAACCTCTTGTTGTGGAAGCAGATCATTCTGTGGATAAAGGAACTCTGCCCCAAAAAGAACATTTGCCATCTGCAGATACTACTTGTGATACACTAGATTCTGCCAGTAAAACAGAAGAAACTACAGTAGTTGGAGGGTCTACAGAAGTAGAGAAGGAAGTAGGAAATACATTAGTAAGACAAGAAATAAACACTGAAAGTGAATCAGTAGCTTTTGAAGAAGCAAGTCTCCCAAAAGTTCCTTCCATTGGAAGAATAGGCCAACTTGACAGCTTAGAGTTTGCACAGTTACTTGGCAATGAAGCAAGCCGTCTTGCTGAGGAGTTTATGAACTGCTCTTGTGACTCTGGGTTGCCAGATTCGGATGACAGTAATTCTGTAAAGTGTACAAGTTCTGCTTCCGACATGGATCCTAGCAAGGCAGCACACTATAGTGGAGCACACCTTGATGAGAGTGTTAACCCATTCATGAAGAGTTCAAGGTTACCAAGATCTCCACCCTTAGGGAAGAGAGGTGCTGTGTGCGGTGCAGAGAGTGGAGATTCTTCAGAGATGATGGACCCTTTCAAGCCTAGAAGAGCATTAAGAAGAGAAGAGGTGTTGGGAGAAGATCGACAGGTATGTTAAAAAATGAGCTGAATTGATGGTACCCTTAATACTGTTTTGAGTGTTATTTGTTGACAAGTTTACAAGTAGGTGTGACTACGTTGTTTATGGCAATATAGGAAGCTTGTTTATTTTccagttatatctatattttgatcCTTATTTTGTAAATGAGAGCCATGCTTTTACATTTactcttaacttttttttctctctctctttttttttttttttattaaagaagttGGAAAAGAAtactaaagaaaattattttccttttatgaatACAGGATACTTTAAGTCTTGACGAAGATTCTGGGATAGTGATGCCAACACGTTCTGATTTGGAGGTAGAGGTGAACCATAGCGAAGCAGGACCTGAGATTGCTACAGGATTAACCTCCAGTGACCTCAGATGTGCATCACAGTGTAAGTACCATTTGTATACCGGTATTTTGTGTTGCTTAAGGTATGCGTTTTGCAGAAGTCTGTCGTAAAGGTCTTTCCCTGAGTGAAGCTATGATGCCTGCCAAgtttcatttttacatttgtattttttcagcATGGAGATGAAATAGAATATTGGCAATCAATAATGTCTTATTTGTTAAGGCTTTTACAGAGTAGTTCTTGGCAATCAGAGCCTATTTTGCCTCTCCCTTGTCTACCTCCAGATTAGTTTTGCCACAGACACATGCAGTTAGTGATTACTCTTATGTGTAGTAGAGCCTCATTGTTATATACAGTCCATAACAACATACTGCACACCCAGTTGATAGCAGAAGTGTCTGATCTTGGTGAAGTGATAGGTAAATTgatagattttttgttttataaaagtaCGTTCGCAGTTAACACATGTTAATTATTACTGAGGTTATAGTTAGGCATTTCCTAGGTGATTTGGGCAATGTGAAGTAAGCTGTGTAGGGTTTATTCGgctgaaatcatgataaaatttttaatgtaatttcatTCTGAATTAATACAATTTATTCCTATTGTTCAGCTGAAGCTTGTCATGATAACAATGAGGTTTTACTGGGTGTGAtaatgtgtatgttggtgtgtgcaaacagttacatagtatatacacacacttgcctAAGAATtttgctttacaaaaaaaaaaaaaaaaaaaaatcaacaaagtgCTTATTTAAAGATTACTATATGggttgtacacacacatgtgctacACTGCCATTAGAGATGATTTTGAATCATTTCATATGAAGACATTATCTGGTAATGTGATTTGCATATTGTATGTTCCAttacttcataataatatatgtatatatttttttttttgtcacacatacacttacaaatatctgcacaaacatacacatatacatatacagtacatatacatacacataagcatacatgTGCACTTATGCtgcatatttcaaaattttatctaATGGCAATGAATAGTTAGATTTAAGAAAAATTTAGATGTAACGATTTaaccacaaagaaaaagaattatggtAAAGACTtcacatttttcgttttttcttgtcCACTCTTGTGGTATAGAAAAATGATGACCTTGTCTGTCACTTCTCATTAGGTTAGAGCTCGTGATAGAAAGAAGTTCCTCAGCATCTGTCCCTTTTCCCACTAATCCAAAATTCATCAGGAGACATCAAAAACTAAATTCAATTTGGCATTTTAGGTTTGAGCAGTTCAGCGAGCTCGTCATCACGTAAGAGAGCATCATGTTATGTTACATTGTTAACACTTAAGGCAGGGTTGTGATTTTGAACTCTTTGTCATGTTATGTTACACTGTGAACATCAAATCCAGGGTTGAACTTTAACACATTTTGTGAAGGAGGAACGCATATACCACAGAGATTGCATGTTGAGGTTTGAAGTAATGTGGCAGTCTGATTACTTTGTTCTTTAGCCCTGACGATTGcgtcttttttcatttgttttacttttgatTGGTAACGAGAATAATGAGACATCTCAGCCAATGTGTTTGAGCCTTGCTTTTCAGCATAAGTGTGTTATGTGAAATGCATGACAGAATTGAAATGCaagtttttactttctttttattgattatatatatatatttttttttattattttttcaccaaGTCCTCAGTAGCATTTTGGTTTCCATACTAGTCACATCATTAAGTATATTATGGATTGAGTATaaccaaattatttttatataaacagtcATACCATCATTTTCACATACTACATAGAACCACCTTTCTTTTCTAAATACAGTCTATGTTTGGCTGATACACCTTAACTTGCAGGTAATTTATCCTCAACTTTGCAATTTTCAATGAAATTATAGCTTAGTTCATATTGGACTCAAATAATAGTAATCCAATATAtcaataccaaaaaatatattgtaatattcttTATCATGTGTGAAAGTAAACAAGGTACTTTTATTTGCCTTCAGAGTTCATGATAATATTAGGGCCATTGCTATATTTTGTGAGTAGTCGATTGATTATAGTGTATGATGTTAGATAAATGCATTGGCATCACTTAACTATCTTTGATATTGCACTGTGGCATTTTGCTTAACATTTACTTGGCCAAGATTGTGAAAGATTGGATTGTTGTGTGCAGGGTAATGAAGCATTTTTATTCTATATGAATGGgttttagatttatttaaaaaaggcatACCATGAAAACAAGATGCAGAATCAGGTTACTgcaatgagaaaaagagaattggtTTGTCTTTAGACATATATTTCTTATGTCTTGCCTTGAATTTTTCCAATGGAATGTTGAGAATTAGTCCAGTATCAGAAACGTCTTGACTGTTGGTTTGAGATAATGAGCATAATCCTAATAAAAGTCATGTTTAGTTTTATATCTACTAAGTTGCCTATTGCTCATCTTAacctctctttaatattttcatgCCATCATATCCAATTCTGTTATATATGACTGATTATCTTTTGTGATCTCCTTTCCAACATAGCTTTCCTTGACCTGTTCCTTCAGCATTCAGTCCAAATTATATCTTTCCGAATGTAGTCTCTAAACTTGTGTTACATCTAACTCCCTTTAAATCCATCTCTatgcattttctttatcattacagtcctaattttctttcatttactcttATATGCAGTAtgacatctaaaaaaaaagaagaaaaagttctATCTCTTGTTTGACTTCTTGGGTGTTTTGACATCCTTCATTCCACTTCAGAGTTATTAAAGAGCACTGTCACTGTTTCTGTCAAGACTTGAAAGTATGCTGCAAcgtcttttacttttcttcacctttactcTGCTTCAGGTATCTTGCAGTCACTCTTTCTAATTACTTACTAATGGATCTTTCTGCTGTTCagtccttttcttttccatatattgtttgtggtctcattatgtatttttatatatatatttatatatatatatatatatatatatatatatatatatatatatatatatatatatatatatatatatatatacctacatatatatacctacatacatatacatacatatatatatatatatattaattatatatatatatatatatttttttttttttttttttttttttttttttttttttttttttttttttttttttctgtctatatttgGTAAACTAATCTTTCTGAAGCATATTGATGACCTCCACAAACTCTTCATTTACCCATCAAGTCCACCCAATACCTTCTACCATCTCTGCTTTTGCGAGCAACACCACCCCACCAGCAAGAGATCACCACTGCCATTTGTGTGAAATTCTTATACTCAATCAGTTTTGTAGTGAACTGATAAAGTTACTTAATCAATCCTTATTTTACACACCATTTTTATTTGTAAGGAAAGTGTCTTGTGTTTTGATTGGTTTGTTTTTGATAAGTAGCAGTGTTGACATTTCTTTTGCTgttttatttgaatgttgttgttgttttttttatctagttttgctatttttatttgatGTGCTCTGATTTGATGTTGCTTGCTTATTGCCTGTGTGCCTGCCGCATGCTGTTTGCTTTCTCAACCTGGTAAGCAGTGAGAACAGAAGATCCGGAGGAAGATCTTGGTGACCAGATCACTGACGAGGAGTTCCTTGCCTCGGAAGCATGTAAGTTCCAGTAGATGTGTTTGTCTCGTGCCTTAGATTTGTCATTAATCATGCTTTGAAAGGGACGTTATATTAGGTATATCCCAGGTTTGTTTTGTTATAGATAACTATGTACTTTATATGCAGTGATATGaatagtcttttattttttttcaagtgatatATTGTATTAGGGTTGAGTATTTTAAGAAGATGCATGATTGTTAtccataaaatagaataaaatgtgtttatatattttaaggagataagtatagatagagaaacagtgTTGAAAGATTTAACAGTAAAATAAATTCATTTGGTATGCAACTTGTCTTAGGGCAAGTGATAGAATCATCAGCTTTTGCTATgctgcaatatttttttcctttgcaattGCAATTTGATTATGAatttactatataaatttttcataagGGAAGGTGATGtggcatgtatatttatttagccTATGTTTATTATTAGAACAgatgattaattatattttacccTCAGTTTTCAAGGAAGCATCAGACCTGGAAAGGCAGTTTAGGAGAAATCTTTCAACGCCCATGGGAAGGTAAGACACAGGCACTTGGTTTTAGTTggttatttatttgtaaatttacAGTCATAAACATGCAttctcactgtcactgtcactcacTAACTCTCACTCTCTTAAAATTCTTGCTCTCACCCTGACTCTCATATACGTTCTCATTAatctgacacacaaacacacacacacacagactctctctctctctctctctctctctctctctctctctctctctctctctctctctctctctctctctctctctctctctctctctctctctctctctctctctctctctcttctctctctctctctcactctctctctctctctctctctctctctctctcctctctctcttctctctctctctctctctctctctctctctctctctctctctctcctctctctctcctctctctctctctctctctctctctctctctctctctctctctctctctctctctctctctctctctctctctaccacacacacctcacaccaccccacaccacacacacacacacacacaccacacacacacacacacacacacacacacacacacacacacacacacacatacacacacattctactCCTTTTTTTGTACCTAATTTATTATCTAGCATTTGAAATATTGCTGCCGTATGTAAAACTATATTATGGAAAGCGCACACAGCATAACGTATGGTCCTACTAtgctaatgaataatgattaatggTCGATTCAGGTAAGTTGAGACCGACAGTATTGTGggtgaaaaaaagtgtttttgtgaATAAATGGAAATGGAAACTGGTGTATTTTCTGTGTTATAAATTATATGACAACACGGAAGCGAGAATTTTATTGTGTTAAGTTGGTATAAATGCACAGTACAGATTGTGAGTATTTTGTGGAAAAGTGTGAAATTGCATCAGTtttcgatacatatatatttttttaaggtttggaaCTGATTTGCG harbors:
- the LOC119574895 gene encoding lisH domain-containing protein C1711.05-like isoform X6, with translation MARKKNKGHGKKGTQSASKTDSGPKKKGAPAPPGLGGPEDNPEKEADDQKDTSVVAQSNVCVTQPSSPSLPPTNVSSPSLTKECENTSVTEETSFASCLTEETSTLSECCVLPSQNVTPASEASRAPAREHQADLLSNSVSDSVALNITQNGVKKDSEYESAEELDTPAGSAAVVEEPPSTSSNVAANQTQSSEQELGLPVPLGGNEETRNTEVIQNSVAKETESQVIQETVTGLSESDSKDIANTVSDSLVTVTKSEIIEESIQVLSDAGSKIDVTEPVKGETRIITTQTVETNGNLSEVHAKLSTTTENSLHRNTEKENICNGDDNCSKEITDNLHISCPVTDNQNNSNLISEPVNEKGVKVETNTENTQKTERNSSPLPPPEIAGDTEDIPIPPKKAYNLDFLDNLEDPNFNPFATKTVVRNTPPPSPEPNRKPLKPAVTKKKQVLGNGKAEIAKKETQAKEVEKSEKEQTATESKKD
- the LOC119574895 gene encoding serine-rich adhesin for platelets-like isoform X9, whose product is MARKKNKGHGKKGAPAPPGLGGPEDNPEKEADDQKDTSVVAQSNVCVTQPSSPSLPPTNVSSPSLTKECENTSVTEETSFASCLTEETSTLSECCVLPSQNVTPASEASRAPAREHQADLLSNSVSDSVALNITQNGVKKDSEYESAEELDTPAGSAAVVEEPPSTSSNVAANQTQSSEQELGLPVPLGGNEETRNTEVIQNSVAKETESQVIQETVTGLSESDSKDIANTVSDSLVTVTKSEIIEESIQVLSDAGSKIDVTEPVKGETRIITTQTVETNGNLSEVHAKLSTTTENSLHRNTEKENICNGDDNCSKEITDNLHISCPVTDNQNNSNLISEPVNEKGVKVETNTENTQKTERNSSPLPPPEIAGDTEDIPIPPKKAYNLDFLDNLEDPNFNPFATKTVVRNTPPPSPEPNRKPLKPAVTKKKQVLGNGKAEIAKKETQAKEVEKSEKEQTATESKKD
- the LOC119574895 gene encoding serine-rich adhesin for platelets-like isoform X7, whose product is MADMFLCMCSPGTQSASKTDSGPKKKGAPAPPGLGGPEDNPEKEADDQKDTSVVAQSNVCVTQPSSPSLPPTNVSSPSLTKECENTSVTEETSFASCLTEETSTLSECCVLPSQNVTPASEASRAPAREHQADLLSNSVSDSVALNITQNGVKKDSEYESAEELDTPAGSAAVVEEPPSTSSNVAANQTQSSEQELGLPVPLGGNEETRNTEVIQNSVAKETESQVIQETVTGLSESDSKDIANTVSDSLVTVTKSEIIEESIQVLSDAGSKIDVTEPVKGETRIITTQTVETNGNLSEVHAKLSTTTENSLHRNTEKENICNGDDNCSKEITDNLHISCPVTDNQNNSNLISEPVNEKGVKVETNTENTQKTERNSSPLPPPEIAGDTEDIPIPPKKAYNLDFLDNLEDPNFNPFATKTVVRNTPPPSPEPNRKPLKPAVTKKKQVLGNGKAEIAKKETQAKEVEKSEKEQTATESKKD
- the LOC119574895 gene encoding serine-rich adhesin for platelets-like isoform X10, giving the protein MADMFLCMCSPGAPAPPGLGGPEDNPEKEADDQKDTSVVAQSNVCVTQPSSPSLPPTNVSSPSLTKECENTSVTEETSFASCLTEETSTLSECCVLPSQNVTPASEASRAPAREHQADLLSNSVSDSVALNITQNGVKKDSEYESAEELDTPAGSAAVVEEPPSTSSNVAANQTQSSEQELGLPVPLGGNEETRNTEVIQNSVAKETESQVIQETVTGLSESDSKDIANTVSDSLVTVTKSEIIEESIQVLSDAGSKIDVTEPVKGETRIITTQTVETNGNLSEVHAKLSTTTENSLHRNTEKENICNGDDNCSKEITDNLHISCPVTDNQNNSNLISEPVNEKGVKVETNTENTQKTERNSSPLPPPEIAGDTEDIPIPPKKAYNLDFLDNLEDPNFNPFATKTVVRNTPPPSPEPNRKPLKPAVTKKKQVLGNGKAEIAKKETQAKEVEKSEKEQTATESKKD